The genomic interval TCAAAAGGTTGGATCATTGCCTGCAAATATTGCTCTACTTGGGCGTATTCAGCTTCACTGGCTTCTGGTATGGGGCGATCTAGTAGCGCTTTGGGTACCACAAGGCGATCATGTTCTTGATTGAACAAGACCTGACAATTGAAATGATTGCGATAAATTTGAGGGTCAGAAATCGGTGCATGAGCGAACTCCAAGCATCTTGGTTCGATATCTTCGCCCATAAGACTTTTGGCCAAGCGTAAGCAGACTCCAAACGAGAGTTCTTTATATTGTCGTGCGTAGCTCAAGCCATGAAATGCTTCATAACGCTCAATATAGGCAAGCTCATCCTCTTCATCCAATCGCCAATATTCGCCTTGGCTATGTATCGCCATGTAACGTTGTGCCGCTAAAAGTGCATCGCGAACAGTGGCACTATTTTGTATGAGTAACCCCAATGGGCCTAGGGCTTGAATTCCCTGCAGCTTTGCCAGTCTCAACGCGAAATCCGGTGTTTTTAATTCAGTAGCAGATAAATCTAACAGCTTAACCATAGATTCAAACTCAATACGATGTTCATGCTGCCGTAAGTCATCTTGAGTCAGGTTGCACTGCGTGAGTAGTGTTTCGCTGTCACCGCCTAATGACTTCACTAAGCGTGAGAAACTTTGCAAGGAACCACTGCGGATAAAATATTTCATGATAATTATTGTTATTAATTGTCTTTAAGAAACAAGCGAACGATGCGACCCAAACAATACTGTACTACTTGTCGCCAATTAACAAGAACCTTTACGTCAATCTTATTACTCTTTGATTTACACAATAATAATGAAAAACGGAGAGAGCCATGGCTTTTGACATCATCATTAAAAATGGTCGCTATTTTGATGGGACCGGTGCGGCATCAAGTATTAAAAACATTGGCATTAGAGATGGCCGAATTAGCCAAGTCTGTAGCGAATCATTAGATGAGAATGGCTGCCGTAATGTGATCGATGCGAAAAACCAATGGGTTATGCCAGGTTTTATTGATACCCATACGCATTATGATAGTGAGTTAATGGTTAGCCCAAGTTTGTCAGAATCAGTGCGCCATGGCGTCACAACCGTTTTAGTAGGAAGCTGCTCGCTGAGTATGGTGTGTAGTGATGCCGAAGATGCGTCTGATATTTTTACTCGAGTAGAAACGGTTCCTAGAGAAAAAGTCTTGCCAATTCTACAAAAAAAGAAAACCTGGTCTACTCCCAAACAATGGCTGGAATTTGTCGAGACCTTGCCTCTGGGTCCCAACGTCATGAGCTTTCTCGGTCACAGTGATTTACGCACAGCTGTTATGGGATTGAGTCGAGCCACAGATCGCGCCATAAAACCAACAGAAACTGAAATGAAAAAAATGGAAGGTCTGTTAGATGAAGCCCTACAAAATGGCTTCTTGGGTTTATCTACTATGTGCCTCAAGTGGGACAAAGTGGATGGCGATCGTGAGTGGTCAAAGAGTCTACCTAGCACTTACGCTCATTGGAAAGAGGTCTCTCGCCTAAACAATTTATTAAGACGCTATGATCGAGTGCATCAAGGGGCTCCAAATGCAGCCAACGCCTTACAGATTAACGAGTATATGCGTGAATGTATCGGTATCTTCAAAAAGCGCTTAAAAACAACTCTCATTAGTCGTATGGATTTAAAGGGCAGTGCTTATTTGACACAGCTTACTAATCTCGCAGCAAAAGTGGCCAATTTTTTTGGTGGGGATTTTCGCTGGCAAGTACTACCAACTCCGTTCACTGTTTATGCTGATGGAATTGATGTGGTTTTCTTCGAGGAATTTGGTGCTGGTGAGATGGCTCTAGATTTAAAAAACCAGGTGCAGCGTAATTCGCTTTTGAAAGACGAAAGTTATCGCCGCCAATTCCGTAAATTTTATGGCGAAAAACTCAGTCCTCGAGTTTGGCAAAGGGATTTTGGTGATGCCATTATTCTTGATTGCCCCGATCAAACGATTGTAGGTAAAAATTTTGAAGAGGTTGCGAAAAAACGTAATGTTCATGTGGTGGACTTATTTTTGGATTTAGTCGTGGAATATGGAACCAAGCTACGTTGGTATACAACGGTAGGCAATCATCGTAAGCATGTTCTAAAGAACATGGTTAAAGATAAAAAATCCTTGATTACGTTTAGTGATGCCGGTGCTCATATTCGCAACATGGCATTCTATAATTTACCGCTACGAATGTTGAAGTTAGTTAAAGAAAGTTTGGATGAGGAACAAGAGGGAAAAGGAAAATCGATTATGACCATGGAACAAGCGGTTCATCGCATGACAGGAGATCAAGCTAACTGGTTTAACGTTGATGCAGGTCGCATTCATGAAGGTGATCGTGCAGATGTAGTTGTCATCGATCCAACAGGGTTTGATCAAAACTTAGAGCAAGTTAGCTGGGACGAAATGGAGAACTTTGGTCTTGATAGGTTAGTAAATCGAAATCCTGGCTTGGTAAAGCATGTTGTAATCAATGGTAAGCTGGCGGTTGAAAACGAGCAGATCAGTGAAAATCTAGGCAAGCAAAAAGGCTTTGGTGCGTTTTTGCCTGCGCACTAGTCATTAATCTAGAATACGTTTTGAGTTTCATTGACTAATTCGAAGTTTACGCTTCCACTCACCATGGTTGGAGGCGTAATAGATTCCGATCAGTAATGCTAGCCACCATTCAATAGCATTGCCAATCCAGTCACCGGTATCTAGTTCTCGTAAAACGAAAACGCTGGCTATCATTATTCCTTGCATAAGCACACAGATCCACTTTATTTTCAGAGGTACAGTTAAGACTTGTTTTTCTGCCCTAAATAAATAGTGGCCAGCAAGATCTAGGGCTTGGGCGACAAAGGTGATAAGAAAAAAGAAAGTGGCAAAGAATATATGCTCATCCCATGGGATGGCAGATCGTGGTGGAATCAAGACGGCGGTTGAACCAATAAGTAGAATTGAACCTAAGATACCCATTGCAGTTTTCAGGCGATTGAACCACTTGGGTAATCCCAGACTAAAGTCATGATTCATTAGCCACCAGACGATGAAAAAAGCACATGCTGCAATCATTCCTCCACGAAAGACAAACCCTTCAAGGCCGTAAATACCCGCATCGGTGATATTTAAGCATCCTTGTAGGAATGGGTTACAGGTTTCAACTTTCGGTCGATCAAATTGAATTGATATTAAATAGCTGATAATAATTGTGCCTTGGCTAAGAAGTAAGCAAATGAGAGGTATACCCGTTAAAGAACGCATGCAATGTCCTTGAAATTACTTGGATGGATTCATAGTGTGAGTTTATAACTTCTTCTATAGTTATGTTAGCTTTTCGTTTTTATCAAGAAAACCGACTGATGTTTTTTGCTACTGGAGGTTCATCGTGACACAAGAATACCGGATTGAATTTGATTCAATGGGAGAGGTAGAAGTCCCAGCTAATGCGCTTTATGGAGCGCAAACTCAGCGAGCGGTTAATAACTTTCAGATTAGCGGACAGGGGTTTACAAATGAATTCCTTGAAGCTGTGGCTTTAGTTAAGTATGCGGCTGCCGATGTAAATGCTGAGTTAGGTGCGCTAGAGCGAGAGGATGCCGAAGCAATAAAACAAGCATGCGAGCTCATACTTCGGCGAGAGTATTTGGATCAATTCCCTGTCGATGTTTATCAAACCGGTTCAGGTACATCCACTAATATGAATGTGAATGAGGTCATTGCGAAATTAGCCAATGACATATTAGGTGAAAAACGAATTCATCCAAATAATCATGTGAATTTTGGGCAAAGTTCTAACGATGTCATACCTACGGCGATTCGAATTTCCACAGCCTTACAAACAGAACGTCGTTTATTACCAGCGTTAGAAGCGATGCAGGCCAGTTTGTTAGAAAAAGCACAGGAGTTTAGTGGGATAGTAAAAACTGGCCGTACGCATTTGATGGATGCGATGCCTGTAACTTTTGAACAAGTGTTTCAAGCGTATGCTAGCCAACTAGAACAATGCACGGAGCGTCTAGTACAAACACTGCCGCGCTTGTGCGCTCTGCCTCAAGGTGGGACAGCAGTAGGAAGCGGTGTAAACAGGCATCCTGCCTTTGCTAGCAAAGTAGCACACGCAATCGGCAAAAAGACAGGAATGCATTTTACTGAAACGAAAAATCATATTGCAGCACAGGGAACCGCTGATGTGCCGTTAGAGTTAAGTGGTCAACTAAAGTCTGTAGCCATGGCGCTTTACAAACTATGCAACGACTTACGTTGGATGAATTCAGGACCCAATAATGGCTTGGGAGAAATTCAACTAAAAGCGTTACAGCCTGGATCTTCTATCATGCCTGCTAAAGTAAACCCAGTGATGGAAGAGGCTATGGCGATGGTCTGTAGTCAGGTGGTCGGTTTTGATAGTGCAAATACTATGGCAGCAGCAAGCAGTCAGTTTGAATTGAATGTCATGCAGCCGTTGCTTGCTCATAACTTGCTTGAGGCTATTCGATTATTAAGTAATGGGTGTGATCATCTTAGAGAATTCAGCGTACAACATATACAGGTTAATAAACAGCATGTCGAAGAAAGTCTAGATAAAAATCCAATTTTGGTTACGGCGCTTAATCCATTAATTGGTTATGACTTGGCGGCAAAAGTAGCAAAGAAGGCATTATCTGAGAAGCGAGCATTAATTGACGTCGCGTTGGAAATGACGGATCTATCTAAGCATGAATTAGAACAAGCACTAGACCCGCTAAAAATGACACAACCCGGAATTTAGTGCTTTGAATTGATGATCGAGCGTTTATTGAATATCAAGACCATTTAAAATCATGGTGGTTAAAAATTCAGTAATTCGCTCGATTTCCTCATCATCATATTCGCGTCGGTTCATGACTTCTAGAATTTGAGTGTTGAAATCTGCGTAGTGCTGAGTTGTTGCCCAAATCATAAAAATTAAGTGCATCGGATCAACAGCGCGCATCTTTCCCTGATCAATCCAACTTTGCATTATTTGCACACGTTCTTTAACCCAAATGCGTAATTCTTTACTAATGTACTCTTTAATATGCGGTGCGCCCTGAATAATCTCCATGGCAAAGATTTTAGATGCTTTAGGTTTTTTATAGGAAAGCTGCATCTTATTACGAATAAAATTAGTCAGCACCTCTTTGGGGTCGCTGTTTTCGTCCATATCAGAGAGTACAACGTTCCAATCTTCGATAATGTCTTCTAAAACAGCGTTATAAAGGTTTTCTTTATTCTTGAAGTAGTAGTGAATATTCGCTTTTGGTAAGCCAGCACGATCAGCAATGGATTGCATGCTTGTGCCTTTGAAACCATGCAAAACAAACTCTTCTTGAGCGGCTTGAATGATCTGTTGGCTATTGCGTTCACGAATGCGGCCCACTTTGGGCTTATCCATTTCCTGCTCTGTACTCACGATAGCTAAGTCCTAATGAATAAAAAGAAAAACTGCATTATAGCAATAAGTGTTTGTTATATAAACAATTAGTAGAGCAATACGTTTTAGTGGTGATGGAAGAAGTGAAGTGACTTGGGGGTAATAAAAAACGACGCACTAGAGTGCGTCGTTTTTACAAGTATTACAGGTGAGCTTTTACCAATAAGCTAACAGCGTTTTGATCTTGACCGTCGATACCGAATTGGTTTGTCCAATAAGAGTATTCAACACCAACTTTTAACTTGTTTTTTAAGCCAAGAGCTGGACCAACGTTGTACGTGATTTGAGGAGTGAAGTTCATTTCATCTTCAACAGAGTCATTTTCATTACCGAATGAGTAATCTAAGAAGCCGTCAATAATCAGGTTTCCGTTAGAGTATCCATAAACCAAAGTGATTTGATTATCGTCGCTATCTGAACTGTCATTGAATGCGCGATAAAGATAAACGGATGTAAAATCCATTCCAGGCACTTTTAAGTCTGCGCCTAAGCCCAGCAGGTGATTATCAAACGCAGAATGAAAGCTAGGGTTTCCTGGGTTAAAGTCACCAGTTTGGAATGTGCCAAATTCGTATGTGTATGCCAACTTCACAGATGAAACTAAGCTGTCATCAATGCTTGTTAGTTTGATATTTGGGCTGAACTCACCGTAAGTCTCTTTATAGTCACCACCATTATGACGGTCTACAAAATAGAAAAGATCACCCCAGCTATGACCGGAAACATGCTCAAGAGTCATTGTCGTCGTTGCTTCATCTTCGTTGAATTCGTACTGGTCGCTATATAGAACGGAAACACTGTTATCTGCCCAGTATTGTTCAGCTTGTGCATTCATAGTAAATGCGGAAGCAGCAGCAAGCGTTAGGATTGTTTTTTTCATTTATATCTCCAATGAGGCTAGGTTTTTTTCTTAGGACCTTGATTCCATTCTAAAAACTGTCCATCAGGTCAAAGGGATTATGCCCTTTTTCGTTTAGTGGATAAATCCTTTCATTCACTTTTTAATGGGGTTAGGCGCGTTTTGTTAAGAGGCTTAACCCTTAATAAATAACGCTATTAGTCTAATTTCTTTTATACAAATCAAAAGCAAAGTACTTGGATTTATACTCAAAGCTATAGGGTAAATATTAAACTGACCATATGGACAGAAAATATTGAGGTGAACCAATGCAATATATCGGCCAAAAGTTGCCATTCTGTTGCTAAATAGCGATATGCGAAAAAAACACTTGAAAAGCTGACTAATTGGTCAGATTATTGCAGCGTGCTGGTGAGATGAAATATAGGCGATGGCTAAGCGATAATTTTAAAAGCGCTTAGAGGCCCATCTCCTGCGGATTTAGCAAGGTTAGAGGCCAACGTGATAGAAATAAATATTAATGGCAAATGGCAGCAGGTGTCACAAATCGACCCAAATATGACCCTTTTGGGTTACTTGCGCACCATTGAAGGGCAGAATGAAATAAAAGAAGGCTGTGCCAGTGGTGATTGCGGCGCCTGTACTGTTCTCATGATTGAGGATGGTAAAGAAGCCTCTGACGGCCGTTTAGCATTACAACCCATCAATAGTTGCATCACGCTCTTGGCCAGCATGCATAAACGTGCCGTTTATACCTTACCTACCTTGTCTAGCCAGTCAGATTTGCACCCAGCGCAAAAAGCGATGATTGAGTGCCATGGTTCTCAATGTGGTTTTTGCACACCAGGCTTTGTTCACTCCATGGCGGCCATGCATCATAATCATGAAAATGACGTCGCACTATCTGAAGAAGAGATAACCGAAGAACTAGCCGGCAATCTATGTCGTTGCACGGGCTATCGCCCTATTATCGAAGCTGCTATGAAAATGCAGCAGTATCAAGTTCCTAAAGACGCGAGGATAGCTGAGCTTGATTCGGGCGTAAAAATTTTTGATCCTGTAGAACCAACTCGCGAATCAATTGTTAGTCTCAATGAAAGGGTTTTCATCCCCGAAACATTGGAAGCCTTAAATCAGTTATTGAAGCAGTACCCCGATGCAACTCTTTGGGCGGGTGGGACAGATTTGGGGTTGGAATTAACCCAAGCCTATAAACAGTTTGATCATATTATTTGTTTGCATCGCATAGCGCAGATGTCTGAGATTCAGCAAAGCAAGCGCACAATAGAAATCGGCGCAATGGTTACTTACAACCAAGCTCAATCACTCTTTGAATCCGAGTTTCCTTCAATGGCCCAACTCAATAAACGAATTGCGGCTACGCAAATTCGTAATTTGGGCACTCTTGGGGGGAATATTGCCAACGCTTCACCAATTGGCGATACCCCCCCAGTTTTTTTAGCATTACAGGCAGTGCTAAAAGTTGATGGTGTAAATGGTCCTAGAAACATTGCAATTGATGATTTCTTTCAAGGTTATAAGCAAACTGCTCTAGAAAAAGGTGAATACCTAGCCTCTATTGAAGTTCCCAAACTTAACGCAAATGAGCACTTTGTCACTTTCAAAGTCAGCAAGCGCAAAGACGATGATATTAGTTCGGTGCTCATGGCGGCAAAAATAACCACCAAAGGCGATGAAATAGAAACAGCGAAAGTTGCTTTTGGTGGTATGGATGCGATTCCACGTCGTTGCGTAGAGGTTGAGCAAGCCTTACAAGGTAAATCGTTTGCTTTGAGTTCTTTTGAAGTCGCTGCAGAAAAAATTAGTGACAGTTTTTCGCCAATGTCGGATGTTCGTGCAACAGCACAGTATCGATTGGATGTTGCCACGAATTTAATCATTAAAATGGGATTAGAATTAACAGGAGCGGCGCTATGAGTTTTATATCCAGTCGATTAGAACCGTATGAGCAGCGTCGCAAGCGTCCAGCCAAGGGCAAAAGTGGAAAGTCTTTAGCCCATGAAAGTGCCGAGAAACACGTAACAGGTGAAGCGGTTTATGTAGATGATATGCCAGAGTTAGCAGGCACACTGCATATGGCGGTTGCGCAAAGCACCGAGGCCCATGCCAATATTGTGTCCATGGATTTAACTAAGGTCTTCCAAGCTCAAGGGGTGGTGGATGTCATTACGTTAGATGACGTGCCCGGTGAAGCCGATATTGGTCCAGTATTCAAAGGTGACCCTCTTTTTGCAGATAAAAAAGTTGAGTATGTTGGGCAGCCTTTGTTTGCAGTTGTCGCTCAATCTCTAGCGCAGGCAAAGCGCGCAACTAAGTTGGCTGAAGTAGAATACGAAGTTTTGCCATCTGTACTGGAAATTGAACAAGCGTTAGAGCAAAACTTTTTTGTTCGCCCGAGCCACTCCATGCAAAAAGGGGATTTTCAAACTGCTTACAACAAAGCGCCAAACCGTTTAGAAAATACGGTATATGTAAAAGGCCAAGAACACTTTTATCTTGAAGGGCAAGTGAGCTATGTCGTGCCTACCGAAGACAAAGGCATGAAGGTCTATACAAGTTCTCAGCATCCAACTGAAGTACAAAAACTGGTTGCTGAAGTACTAGATCTACCTATGAATTATATCAGTGTTGAAGTGCGTCGTATGGGTGGAGGCTTTGGCGGTAAAGAAACCCAGGCGGCTCCGTGGGCGTGTATGGCCTCTGTTGCGGCTAACAAATTAAAGCGTCCAGTGAAGCTTCGCTTACCACGCCAAGACGACATGGTCATGACTGGTAAGCGGCACGACTTTTTAAATCAATATCGTGTAGCCTTTGACGAATCCGGCAAAATTTTAGCCACGGATATTATGGTTGCGGGTAAATGTGGTTATAGCCCTGACTTATCGGATGCTATTGTCGATCGCGCCATGTTCCATAGTGATAACGCTTATGATTTAGGTGATTGTCAAGTGGTTGGACATCGCTGCAAAACGCACACAGTGAGCAACACCGCATTTCGTGGTTTTGGCGGTCCTCAGGGTATGACGATTGCGGAATACATGGTGGACGACATCGCCAGAGCAGTTGGCAAAGACCCGCTTGAAGTGCGCAAACTCAACCTTTATCAAGATGGTTCCAGTACCCACTATGGTCAAGTGGTTGAAAACTACCACATGCGTGAATTGATCGAACAATTAGAAAAAGACTGCGATTATCAAACGCGTCGCCAAGCCATAACCGAATTTAATAAAAACCATACTTATAAAAAGCGTGGTTTAGCGTTAACGCCGGTAAAATTTGGTATTTCATTTACGGTTCAGTTTTTGAATCAGGCTGGTGCCTTAGTTCATGTTTATACGGATGGTAGTATTCATCTTAATCATGGCGGTACGGAAATGGGCCAAGGATTATTCACGAAAGTCGCACAAGTGGTGGCCAATGAATTTGATGTGGATATAGATACCGTACAGGTGAGCAGTACCAATACCGAAAAAGTCCCTAACACATCGCCTACAGCGGCTTCCTCTGGTACAGACTTGAATGGTAAAGCGGCGCAAAATGCGTGCTTGACCATTAAACAGCGATTGATCGATTTTGCTAGTGATTACTTTAAGGTTGAACCCAGTGAAATACGGTTTGAAAACAATCACGTTTTGATTGGATCTGGTGATAACCTTGAGGAAATGACTTTTCAAGCATTTGTTGAACTGGCTTATTTAAATCGTATTTCGCTTTCTTCAACCGGCTATTACAGTACACCTAAAATCCATTACAACCGGGAAAAGGCGGATGGTCGCCCGTTCTTTTATTACGCCATTGGTGCGGCCTGCAGTGAAGTCGAAATTGATACGCTAACAGGTGAGTATGATGTATTAAGTACTAATATCATTCACGATGTTGGTCAGTCTTTAAATCCTGCGATTGATATCGGTCAAATAGAAGGTGGCTTTATTCAAGGCATGGGCTGGCTGACAACAGAAGAATTGAATTGGGACGGGCATGGCCGTGTTACATCTAATGGCCCTGCCAATTATAAAATTCCAACCACTATGGATATGCCCAAAGAATTTAATGTGAAACTCTTTGATCGTATCAATGAAGAGCAAACCATTTATAACTCCAAGGCTGTGGGTGAGCCACCGCTCATGCTGGGTATGGCGGTTTGGTTGGCCTTGCGGGATGCGGCGGCTAGTGTTGCAGATTATAAAGTAAATCCGCCGTTAAATGCCCCGGCGACACCAGAGCAAGTTTTACGTGCGGTACAGTATTGTCAGCGCCATCTTGAAGGTAGAGCGTCATGAGAAAGCATCAACGTTGGCATCAAGCCATCAGTGAGTGTGAGCAATTGGGCGAGGCGTATGTGATTGCTACGGTCATTGGCACCGCAGGCTCTATCCCAAGAGATATTGGCAGCAAAATGGTGATCACTCAGCAAGGTTGTTTTGATACCTTGGGAGGCGGTCATTTGGAATTCAAAGTGATAGAGCATGCGCAGACTATGCTCAAAGGGACTAATGCCCTTAACGAGGTACAACACTTTCCTCTAGGCGCAAAATTAGGTCAATGCTGCGGCGGTAGTGTCTCTATTTTGTTTGAGTTTTTTCCTGTGCAAGCGATGCAGCTAACCGTATTTGGTGCAGGTCATGTAGCTAACGCACTGATGAACATTCTTGGTGGTTTACCCGGCAAAGTGCATTGGGTTGATAGTCGTGCTGAGTGCTTCCATGCCGACAACGCGGTTGCTGGCAATATTGAAATGCACGTTTTAGAGCATCCGCAAGACTTTGTAGCGGACATGCCGAGCAATAGCCAAGTATTGATCCTAACTCACAATCATCAACTTGATTACGAACTACTAGAGCTTTGTCTTAAACGAGATGACCTGGCTTTCATTGGCTGTATTGGTTCGCAAACTAAGGCCAACCGATTTAATTTACGTCTGAAAAACAAAGGTTTTGGCGAGGCTCAACGCAATGCTTGGCAATGCCCCGTGGGCGACTTAAATATCCCCGGAAAGCTACCCATGCAAGTGGCGGTTTCGATTGCTTCGCAAATAATCAAAATGAATGAAAAAAACGTTGACCTACCGCGTGAAGGTGTTCAATGGAAAGAGTTAAAACAAGTTATGTTTGAAGAGCAATAGCTAATTTTTTAGTTACAGGTTCTTGTTTCAAATTATTTATAAGGGTTTATACATGCAACAACAAAATGATCATCCGTACAAAACGTGGATTGATTTAGCGGCACAACGACTAGGCGGACAGGCACTGCAATGCAGTGATGATTTTTTTGCGGAAATGGAAAACTTGCTTAAGCCAGCAGCCCCGGTTTTTATCGACGATAAATATACAGACCGTGGTAAGTGGATGGACGGATGGGAGTCTAGACGCAAACGTGTAGTTGGACACGATTGGTGTGTGATCAAACTAGGCGCAAAGGGTATTATCCATGGTGTTAATGTTTGCACACGTTTCTTCGCCGGTAATGCACCTCAAAGCGTTTCTATTGAAGGCTGTGTGTCTGAAATAGCACCCAATGATAGTACTGAATGGCAACCCATTTTAATTCAGTCTAACGTTAATCCTGACAGTGATAATTATTTTGGTATCGAATCGCAAGAAGCCTTTACTCACATTCGGTTGAACATTTTCCCCGACGGTGGTGTTGCAAGATTGAGAGTCTATGGTGAGCCAGTGATTGACTGGGATTGGTTCTTACCTGGTGAGCCTATTGATTTGGCCTATGTCAAAAATGGTGGTCGCCCAATGGCATGCAGCGACATGTTCTTCAGTAATATGGAAAACCTGATCATGCCAAATCGTGGCAAGGACATGGGGGATGGTTGGGAAACCAAGCGTCGCCGTGGTGGTCGTGAGTGTGATTGGATCATCGTCAAGCTAGGGGCCAAAGGCTCTATTGAAAAAGTCTTGGTGGATACCGCGCATTTTAAAGGAAATTATCCAGAGAGCTTCACTTTGGAGGCAGCATGTTTAGAACCACATCAAAGTCCAGATGAAAATACTGAATGGCATGAGGTTATTGGGCGAGAAAAGCTCACAGCGGATTCAGAACACTTCTATCGCCATAATATTCAGAATAAAGGACAGCACTTTACTCATGTGCGTCTGAATATTTTTCCTGATGGAGGTGTCAGTCGCTTGCGCGTGTATGGTTTTCTAGCCGAAAAAGAGGGCGAGTAAATTTATGAAGCTACTAAGCTTAGATCAGTTTAATTCTATGACAGAGAGAGAAGCTCGCGATACATTGAGCTTTTGCTGCACATCTAGTCAATGGATTGAACGCGTAGCCGATCAGCGCCCCTATGATTCTGTGTCGAAACTACAAGAAGTTGCACTATCTGTATGGCAGTCGTGCCAAGAGCAAGATTTATTAGAAGCCTTTGAGGGTCATCCAAAGATTGGTGATGTTTCTAGCTTACGCGAGAAATATCGCAATACGCA from Bermanella marisrubri carries:
- a CDS encoding AraC family transcriptional regulator codes for the protein MKYFIRSGSLQSFSRLVKSLGGDSETLLTQCNLTQDDLRQHEHRIEFESMVKLLDLSATELKTPDFALRLAKLQGIQALGPLGLLIQNSATVRDALLAAQRYMAIHSQGEYWRLDEEDELAYIERYEAFHGLSYARQYKELSFGVCLRLAKSLMGEDIEPRCLEFAHAPISDPQIYRNHFNCQVLFNQEHDRLVVPKALLDRPIPEASEAEYAQVEQYLQAMIQPFEGDLERQVQTLILQTLGLKEHSIENIGAMLGLHKRTLQRRLKDQSLNFKEILNDVRVRTACWQLESSNMDMTLLSEMLGYSDVSAFSRAFKTRMGISPLKWRKTQKNKSQMH
- a CDS encoding N-acyl-D-amino-acid deacylase family protein codes for the protein MAFDIIIKNGRYFDGTGAASSIKNIGIRDGRISQVCSESLDENGCRNVIDAKNQWVMPGFIDTHTHYDSELMVSPSLSESVRHGVTTVLVGSCSLSMVCSDAEDASDIFTRVETVPREKVLPILQKKKTWSTPKQWLEFVETLPLGPNVMSFLGHSDLRTAVMGLSRATDRAIKPTETEMKKMEGLLDEALQNGFLGLSTMCLKWDKVDGDREWSKSLPSTYAHWKEVSRLNNLLRRYDRVHQGAPNAANALQINEYMRECIGIFKKRLKTTLISRMDLKGSAYLTQLTNLAAKVANFFGGDFRWQVLPTPFTVYADGIDVVFFEEFGAGEMALDLKNQVQRNSLLKDESYRRQFRKFYGEKLSPRVWQRDFGDAIILDCPDQTIVGKNFEEVAKKRNVHVVDLFLDLVVEYGTKLRWYTTVGNHRKHVLKNMVKDKKSLITFSDAGAHIRNMAFYNLPLRMLKLVKESLDEEQEGKGKSIMTMEQAVHRMTGDQANWFNVDAGRIHEGDRADVVVIDPTGFDQNLEQVSWDEMENFGLDRLVNRNPGLVKHVVINGKLAVENEQISENLGKQKGFGAFLPAH
- a CDS encoding class II fumarate hydratase, which gives rise to MTQEYRIEFDSMGEVEVPANALYGAQTQRAVNNFQISGQGFTNEFLEAVALVKYAAADVNAELGALEREDAEAIKQACELILRREYLDQFPVDVYQTGSGTSTNMNVNEVIAKLANDILGEKRIHPNNHVNFGQSSNDVIPTAIRISTALQTERRLLPALEAMQASLLEKAQEFSGIVKTGRTHLMDAMPVTFEQVFQAYASQLEQCTERLVQTLPRLCALPQGGTAVGSGVNRHPAFASKVAHAIGKKTGMHFTETKNHIAAQGTADVPLELSGQLKSVAMALYKLCNDLRWMNSGPNNGLGEIQLKALQPGSSIMPAKVNPVMEEAMAMVCSQVVGFDSANTMAAASSQFELNVMQPLLAHNLLEAIRLLSNGCDHLREFSVQHIQVNKQHVEESLDKNPILVTALNPLIGYDLAAKVAKKALSEKRALIDVALEMTDLSKHELEQALDPLKMTQPGI
- a CDS encoding TetR/AcrR family transcriptional regulator; translated protein: MSTEQEMDKPKVGRIRERNSQQIIQAAQEEFVLHGFKGTSMQSIADRAGLPKANIHYYFKNKENLYNAVLEDIIEDWNVVLSDMDENSDPKEVLTNFIRNKMQLSYKKPKASKIFAMEIIQGAPHIKEYISKELRIWVKERVQIMQSWIDQGKMRAVDPMHLIFMIWATTQHYADFNTQILEVMNRREYDDEEIERITEFLTTMILNGLDIQ
- the xdhA gene encoding xanthine dehydrogenase small subunit, with the translated sequence MIEININGKWQQVSQIDPNMTLLGYLRTIEGQNEIKEGCASGDCGACTVLMIEDGKEASDGRLALQPINSCITLLASMHKRAVYTLPTLSSQSDLHPAQKAMIECHGSQCGFCTPGFVHSMAAMHHNHENDVALSEEEITEELAGNLCRCTGYRPIIEAAMKMQQYQVPKDARIAELDSGVKIFDPVEPTRESIVSLNERVFIPETLEALNQLLKQYPDATLWAGGTDLGLELTQAYKQFDHIICLHRIAQMSEIQQSKRTIEIGAMVTYNQAQSLFESEFPSMAQLNKRIAATQIRNLGTLGGNIANASPIGDTPPVFLALQAVLKVDGVNGPRNIAIDDFFQGYKQTALEKGEYLASIEVPKLNANEHFVTFKVSKRKDDDISSVLMAAKITTKGDEIETAKVAFGGMDAIPRRCVEVEQALQGKSFALSSFEVAAEKISDSFSPMSDVRATAQYRLDVATNLIIKMGLELTGAAL
- the xdhB gene encoding xanthine dehydrogenase molybdopterin binding subunit, which gives rise to MSFISSRLEPYEQRRKRPAKGKSGKSLAHESAEKHVTGEAVYVDDMPELAGTLHMAVAQSTEAHANIVSMDLTKVFQAQGVVDVITLDDVPGEADIGPVFKGDPLFADKKVEYVGQPLFAVVAQSLAQAKRATKLAEVEYEVLPSVLEIEQALEQNFFVRPSHSMQKGDFQTAYNKAPNRLENTVYVKGQEHFYLEGQVSYVVPTEDKGMKVYTSSQHPTEVQKLVAEVLDLPMNYISVEVRRMGGGFGGKETQAAPWACMASVAANKLKRPVKLRLPRQDDMVMTGKRHDFLNQYRVAFDESGKILATDIMVAGKCGYSPDLSDAIVDRAMFHSDNAYDLGDCQVVGHRCKTHTVSNTAFRGFGGPQGMTIAEYMVDDIARAVGKDPLEVRKLNLYQDGSSTHYGQVVENYHMRELIEQLEKDCDYQTRRQAITEFNKNHTYKKRGLALTPVKFGISFTVQFLNQAGALVHVYTDGSIHLNHGGTEMGQGLFTKVAQVVANEFDVDIDTVQVSSTNTEKVPNTSPTAASSGTDLNGKAAQNACLTIKQRLIDFASDYFKVEPSEIRFENNHVLIGSGDNLEEMTFQAFVELAYLNRISLSSTGYYSTPKIHYNREKADGRPFFYYAIGAACSEVEIDTLTGEYDVLSTNIIHDVGQSLNPAIDIGQIEGGFIQGMGWLTTEELNWDGHGRVTSNGPANYKIPTTMDMPKEFNVKLFDRINEEQTIYNSKAVGEPPLMLGMAVWLALRDAAASVADYKVNPPLNAPATPEQVLRAVQYCQRHLEGRAS